In one window of Allorhodopirellula heiligendammensis DNA:
- a CDS encoding aldo/keto reductase, which translates to MSAQPLPTRPLGNTGLDLPILSFGASSLGAEFRNVQMDEVFASVRVALECGMNLIDTSPYYGRGMSEVLLGVALQNVPREEYQLCTKLGRFDVNHFDYSAKRVAESIDVSLHRLRTDHLDIVLCHDIEFVSLGQIVEETLPALRKAKQAGKVRCIGISGYPMKMFTEMSEQTELDCIMSYNQYTLQNTRLVDDVLPKLKPKGVGIMNAGPFAARLLTNATLPSWHKDSAEVQQTARKAAELCESRGVDIAKLALQFSCSHPDLATTVAGSANPDNIRKWAQWINEPIDQELLADVLAVFQPVHNISHAEGLPENN; encoded by the coding sequence ATGAGCGCCCAGCCACTACCAACCCGCCCGCTTGGCAACACCGGACTCGACTTGCCCATCCTCAGTTTTGGTGCATCATCGCTCGGGGCCGAGTTCCGTAACGTCCAAATGGACGAAGTGTTTGCGAGCGTTCGCGTTGCACTTGAATGTGGCATGAATCTGATCGACACGTCACCTTATTACGGGCGGGGCATGTCCGAAGTGCTGCTTGGGGTGGCGTTGCAGAACGTTCCACGCGAGGAGTATCAGCTGTGCACCAAACTCGGCCGATTCGACGTCAATCATTTTGACTATTCCGCCAAACGTGTGGCCGAAAGCATCGATGTCAGTCTGCACCGATTGCGAACCGATCACCTCGACATCGTGCTCTGCCACGATATCGAGTTTGTGTCGCTGGGCCAGATTGTTGAAGAGACCCTGCCTGCCCTCCGGAAAGCAAAACAGGCGGGTAAGGTCCGCTGCATCGGCATCAGCGGCTACCCCATGAAGATGTTCACCGAGATGTCTGAACAGACGGAGCTCGACTGCATCATGTCGTACAACCAGTACACGCTGCAGAACACACGTTTGGTCGATGACGTCCTGCCCAAGCTCAAACCCAAAGGCGTGGGCATCATGAACGCGGGCCCTTTTGCCGCACGGTTGCTGACCAATGCGACCCTACCGAGCTGGCACAAAGACTCTGCCGAGGTTCAGCAAACCGCTCGAAAAGCCGCTGAATTGTGCGAAAGCCGCGGAGTTGATATCGCGAAATTGGCGTTGCAGTTTTCCTGCAGTCATCCCGACCTCGCCACCACGGTGGCCGGAAGTGCCAATCCAGACAACATTCGCAAATGGGCTCAATGGATCAATGAGCCCATCGACCAGGAACTGCTCGCTGATGTCCTCGCAGTCTTCCAACCTGTCCACAATATCAGTCACGCCGAAGGTCTCCCGGAGAACAACTAG
- a CDS encoding alpha-L-fucosidase, translating to MRRTNLFATLVCLLSMGTALLTASADDATAPHPQVAPALEKIDAVIGEGPFHANWESLGKYEIPQWYQDAKFGIFIHWGVYSVPAYGSEWYPRQMYIDTERRGDNFFAHHIETYGPQSKFGYKDFIPMFKAEKFNADQWADLFARAGAKYVVPVAEHHDGFPMYDCSFTEWDATEMGPHRDIIAELSKSIRQRGMKLGLSSHRAFNWKYYVRRPEFDNAAPQFARLYGRPMPFLFEPDADNYQARFEPQDKQFKDDWLARTCELVDKYNPDLVWFDFGITAGQETTYDTNHFSPYLQRFAAYYYDVSQKRSGSPGVINYKWQAFPEDAAVLDLERSKMDAIREPFWQTDTAISSSSWGYTQNQKYKSAGRLVDDLVDIVSKNGCLLLNVGPRADGTIPTEDQKILLSIGDWLRINGEAIYHTTHWKVYGEGPTQTATGHLSEKKNLPFTAKDIRFTSKDDTLYAILLDWPESREVTIKTLADGAEFALTDIDSIELLGSPDEVQWKADREGLHVTLPDAKPCEFAYVLKIR from the coding sequence ATGCGCCGAACTAACCTATTTGCAACCCTCGTGTGCCTGCTCAGTATGGGCACAGCTCTCCTAACCGCATCAGCGGATGATGCCACCGCACCTCATCCACAGGTTGCCCCAGCCCTGGAGAAGATCGATGCGGTGATTGGCGAAGGTCCGTTTCACGCCAATTGGGAATCATTGGGCAAGTACGAGATTCCACAATGGTATCAGGACGCGAAATTCGGCATCTTCATTCACTGGGGTGTCTACAGTGTTCCTGCCTATGGGAGCGAATGGTATCCGCGTCAAATGTATATCGACACCGAGCGGAGGGGTGACAACTTTTTTGCTCACCACATCGAAACGTACGGTCCCCAGTCGAAGTTCGGCTACAAGGACTTCATCCCGATGTTCAAGGCGGAAAAATTCAACGCGGACCAATGGGCTGATTTATTCGCGCGAGCGGGCGCGAAGTATGTCGTTCCCGTCGCAGAGCATCACGACGGATTTCCAATGTACGACTGCAGCTTTACCGAATGGGACGCGACCGAGATGGGGCCTCATCGCGACATCATCGCAGAGCTGAGCAAGTCAATTCGGCAACGGGGTATGAAACTGGGCCTGAGCAGTCACCGTGCCTTTAATTGGAAATACTACGTCCGTCGCCCTGAATTTGATAATGCGGCCCCCCAGTTTGCTCGGCTTTACGGGCGACCGATGCCGTTTCTGTTTGAACCGGACGCAGACAACTATCAAGCCCGTTTTGAGCCGCAAGACAAACAGTTCAAGGACGACTGGCTAGCTCGTACCTGCGAGCTCGTCGATAAATACAACCCCGACTTGGTCTGGTTCGATTTCGGAATTACCGCAGGCCAAGAAACCACCTACGACACCAACCACTTCTCGCCATACCTCCAGCGGTTTGCGGCTTACTATTACGACGTCAGCCAGAAACGATCCGGCTCCCCTGGCGTCATCAACTACAAATGGCAAGCCTTTCCCGAAGACGCCGCCGTCTTGGACCTGGAGCGTTCAAAGATGGATGCTATTCGCGAACCGTTCTGGCAGACCGACACCGCCATCAGCAGTAGCTCGTGGGGATATACCCAGAACCAGAAATACAAGTCCGCCGGACGATTGGTCGATGACCTCGTCGACATCGTTTCCAAAAACGGATGCCTGCTCTTAAACGTCGGACCTCGTGCCGATGGGACAATTCCTACGGAAGATCAAAAGATCCTGCTGAGCATCGGAGATTGGCTGCGGATCAATGGCGAAGCCATTTATCACACCACTCACTGGAAGGTATACGGAGAGGGGCCAACCCAAACCGCCACTGGGCACCTATCCGAAAAGAAGAATCTGCCATTTACCGCAAAAGATATTCGCTTCACAAGCAAAGACGATACTCTGTACGCCATCCTTCTCGATTGGCCAGAATCCCGTGAAGTGACCATCAAGACACTTGCCGACGGTGCTGAATTCGCTCTGACCGACATTGATTCAATTGAGCTACTCGGTAGCCCTGATGAAGTTCAGTGGAAGGCGGATCGCGAAGGGCTACACGTGACGTTGCCCGATGCGAAGCCATGCGAATTCGCCTACGTTCTGAAAATTCGTTGA
- a CDS encoding tetratricopeptide repeat protein has protein sequence MGTLQRPIVTAPFYVSFLLSGVLVQPVRAGETEAHQTRHAVAIQRAGAAVAGQSEPSPSSLVGLGDALLRGGRCTEAVENFERAIKRSPESEPYLWQYGIALFFVGRYDDARALFEKHRVVNPHDVENAAWHFLCVAKADGIEKARRILLPAPGDSRVPMGAVLQRLPGGDFGAIDEAVEKTRRTPAYASAQFYGDLYIGLIADAEGKSLIAREHLQKASSAKLTHYMADVARVYASQVK, from the coding sequence ATGGGCACTCTCCAACGGCCAATCGTCACGGCGCCATTCTATGTGAGCTTCCTGCTCAGTGGAGTCCTGGTGCAGCCAGTTCGGGCCGGTGAAACCGAGGCCCACCAAACGCGTCACGCAGTTGCAATTCAGAGAGCTGGTGCTGCAGTTGCCGGACAGTCTGAGCCTTCGCCGAGTTCATTGGTAGGTTTGGGGGACGCGTTGTTGCGGGGTGGTCGATGTACGGAAGCGGTGGAGAACTTTGAGCGAGCGATCAAACGAAGTCCAGAGTCCGAGCCTTACCTATGGCAGTACGGGATCGCGTTGTTTTTTGTTGGTCGGTACGATGATGCTCGCGCACTATTTGAAAAACATCGGGTCGTTAATCCGCACGACGTTGAGAACGCCGCGTGGCACTTTTTGTGCGTTGCCAAAGCGGATGGCATCGAAAAGGCTCGCAGAATTCTCTTGCCGGCTCCCGGCGATTCCCGAGTCCCCATGGGGGCGGTTTTGCAGCGTCTTCCGGGAGGCGATTTTGGGGCGATCGACGAAGCGGTTGAGAAGACTCGCCGCACACCTGCGTACGCATCGGCTCAGTTCTACGGAGACCTGTACATCGGGCTGATTGCCGATGCGGAAGGAAAATCACTTATCGCTCGCGAACACCTTCAAAAAGCGTCATCAGCCAAATTGACGCATTACATGGCGGACGTCGCCCGCGTGTATGCCAGCCAAGTTAAATGA
- a CDS encoding zinc-dependent alcohol dehydrogenase gives MKAICWHGRQDMRVDNVDDPKILDAGDVIIKVTSTAICGSDLHLYNGYMPSMEAGDVVGHEPMGVVMEVGNAVTKLSKGDRVVVPFTLSCGHCFFCERLEYSLCDESNPNADMAAKVMGHSPAGLFGFSHMLGGFAGGQAEYLRVPYADVGPIKIPDGIPDDQVLFLSDIFPTGYMAAENCGIEQGDTVAVWGCGPVAQFAIQSAWMLGAGRVVAIDREPERLEMARTHGKAETIHFEQENVYERLMEMTQGRGPDRCIDAVGAEAHAAGGVREVIDDAKEAVHVPANHPYVLAEAIKCCRKGGTISIPGVYTSTLNGVPMGPAMNKALTFKMGQTHVQRYLKPLLQKIVEGAIDPSFVITHRGSLDQAPELYKTFEQRSDKCIKVVLNP, from the coding sequence ATGAAAGCGATTTGTTGGCATGGGCGACAAGACATGCGGGTCGACAATGTGGATGATCCGAAGATTTTGGACGCTGGCGACGTCATTATCAAAGTCACCTCCACGGCGATTTGCGGTAGCGATCTGCATCTGTACAACGGGTACATGCCGTCGATGGAAGCCGGCGACGTGGTGGGTCACGAACCCATGGGGGTCGTCATGGAGGTTGGGAACGCGGTCACCAAGCTGAGTAAGGGAGACCGAGTGGTCGTCCCGTTCACGCTTTCCTGCGGACATTGCTTCTTTTGCGAACGGTTGGAGTATTCACTATGCGACGAATCGAATCCAAACGCTGACATGGCAGCGAAGGTGATGGGCCACTCGCCGGCTGGTTTATTTGGCTTCTCACACATGCTCGGTGGATTTGCGGGAGGCCAAGCCGAGTATTTACGTGTCCCTTACGCGGACGTCGGACCGATCAAGATTCCCGATGGGATTCCTGATGACCAAGTGCTGTTTCTTTCTGACATCTTTCCCACGGGATACATGGCCGCTGAAAACTGTGGCATCGAGCAGGGGGATACCGTGGCGGTGTGGGGTTGCGGACCGGTGGCTCAGTTCGCCATTCAGAGTGCGTGGATGTTAGGGGCTGGACGTGTGGTCGCCATTGACCGAGAGCCGGAGCGATTGGAGATGGCACGCACGCATGGAAAAGCCGAGACGATTCATTTCGAACAGGAGAACGTTTACGAGCGACTGATGGAAATGACCCAAGGCCGTGGGCCCGACCGGTGTATCGATGCGGTGGGTGCCGAGGCCCACGCAGCGGGAGGCGTTCGCGAAGTAATCGACGACGCGAAGGAGGCCGTTCACGTCCCGGCAAATCATCCGTACGTTTTGGCAGAAGCGATCAAGTGCTGCCGCAAGGGGGGTACGATCTCGATCCCCGGAGTATACACCAGCACACTCAACGGAGTGCCAATGGGGCCGGCGATGAACAAGGCACTGACATTCAAGATGGGACAAACCCATGTTCAGCGATATTTAAAGCCGCTGTTGCAAAAGATCGTGGAAGGTGCCATCGATCCCTCATTCGTGATCACACATCGAGGCTCGCTCGATCAGGCACCTGAGCTCTATAAAACATTTGAGCAACGCAGCGACAAGTGTATCAAGGTAGTTCTCAATCCATAG
- a CDS encoding WD40 repeat domain-containing protein has product MSAATRIFHLPPVHVIACGLLLSTVVSLSPRLLQAQNSFDDDIKQAIEHAEALLLNREYEQLNALIADARAKKTRVARGGSLLTAYYEILGSPYSGAGRTRAAVNDRRQLLVAWSEKSPSVASQIALADSLWTLAKKYRGGGLAGTITTEGELGMTAALHEAELVLERAEQIADLENIEDPCIALYQMRVGHYLGHDRETMQEYLKKAFEIDPWFVTTTSAMSFYLLPRWYGEEGDLLQFAKDWSDATHAEIGDAVYAIVAMSAFDAKEETEFSETGFDWQRVKSGLLRWLDEVPDSPYRLGQIAYYAHIAHDRPVARDMIERLEGRWDTSIWRQEIDFQRTVRWAFDSEDPGESLHVVELGPYDVHRVSVINDGDSFVVSKTSAWPRSLSTYNIATGQKDAEHPLWPHTLDVVSNHTVNGQTAMSVSAGGQRMVILSDLRTEDFVSENAFSVVGQIDGYAFCIVTALSGDAIALGDTQGNVKFWRISDTPLPYQWKEALQASSNALALSPDGSRLLTGAYQTFKVWDTETRELLHTFESLSPRVYSAAWSPDGQTFAGAGAGGEIILWNADDFSERGRINTDAEFITSIAFSPDSQYLVAGTFSGQEPVPPGKVIVCKTDDQSVLKVLAGHRLNVQGVTFTPDGTRILSASADGSVRIWKMPAE; this is encoded by the coding sequence ATGTCAGCAGCGACACGAATCTTTCATCTGCCGCCCGTCCATGTGATCGCTTGTGGGTTGCTGCTCTCAACCGTCGTCTCGCTGAGTCCGCGACTGCTGCAGGCGCAAAACAGCTTCGATGATGATATAAAGCAGGCTATCGAGCATGCCGAAGCGCTCCTTCTCAATCGCGAATACGAGCAGCTGAATGCATTGATCGCCGACGCTCGGGCGAAGAAAACTCGCGTGGCGAGGGGTGGAAGTCTGTTGACAGCCTACTACGAAATCTTGGGATCACCCTATTCAGGCGCTGGACGCACACGTGCGGCGGTGAACGATCGCAGACAGCTGTTGGTGGCCTGGAGCGAGAAATCTCCTTCGGTGGCCTCCCAGATTGCGCTGGCAGACAGCCTGTGGACACTTGCGAAAAAATATCGGGGTGGCGGCCTGGCTGGCACCATTACGACGGAGGGCGAGCTGGGAATGACCGCAGCATTGCATGAGGCCGAGCTGGTCCTGGAACGGGCTGAACAAATCGCGGATCTGGAAAACATTGAGGATCCCTGCATTGCTTTGTACCAAATGCGCGTCGGCCATTACCTGGGACATGACCGAGAGACCATGCAGGAATATCTCAAAAAGGCATTTGAAATTGATCCCTGGTTTGTGACCACGACCTCTGCCATGAGCTTCTATTTGCTCCCACGATGGTATGGTGAGGAGGGCGATTTGTTGCAGTTTGCGAAAGACTGGAGCGATGCAACCCATGCGGAAATTGGGGATGCCGTCTACGCGATCGTCGCCATGAGTGCGTTCGATGCGAAAGAAGAAACGGAGTTCTCGGAAACGGGCTTCGATTGGCAACGAGTGAAAAGTGGCCTGTTGAGATGGCTCGACGAAGTCCCTGATTCTCCCTACCGATTGGGCCAAATTGCGTATTACGCTCACATTGCCCACGACCGCCCCGTGGCCAGAGACATGATTGAACGGCTCGAAGGACGCTGGGACACCAGTATCTGGAGACAAGAGATCGATTTCCAACGCACCGTTCGATGGGCGTTTGACAGCGAAGACCCGGGTGAATCCCTCCATGTCGTCGAACTTGGGCCTTACGATGTCCATCGTGTGAGTGTGATCAATGATGGCGATAGTTTTGTCGTCAGTAAAACGTCTGCTTGGCCACGTTCCCTTTCCACATACAATATTGCGACTGGCCAGAAGGATGCCGAGCATCCACTCTGGCCGCACACGCTCGATGTTGTTTCAAATCACACGGTCAATGGACAGACAGCCATGAGCGTCTCCGCGGGCGGCCAACGCATGGTCATCCTGAGTGATCTACGGACCGAGGATTTCGTGAGCGAAAATGCCTTTTCTGTGGTCGGGCAGATCGATGGTTATGCCTTCTGCATTGTCACCGCACTCAGTGGAGACGCCATTGCGTTGGGCGACACCCAAGGCAATGTCAAGTTCTGGCGGATCAGCGATACACCGCTGCCTTACCAATGGAAGGAAGCGTTACAAGCGAGTAGCAATGCACTGGCACTGTCGCCCGACGGATCCCGGTTGCTCACCGGCGCGTACCAAACTTTCAAGGTCTGGGACACCGAGACGCGAGAACTGCTACATACTTTTGAATCCCTTTCGCCACGAGTCTACAGCGCAGCATGGTCACCTGACGGCCAAACATTTGCCGGTGCAGGCGCTGGTGGAGAAATCATTTTATGGAATGCGGATGACTTCAGTGAACGTGGCCGCATCAATACCGACGCTGAGTTCATCACATCGATCGCCTTTTCACCTGATAGTCAATATCTCGTCGCCGGCACGTTCTCTGGCCAAGAGCCCGTCCCGCCAGGGAAGGTGATTGTGTGCAAAACGGACGATCAATCCGTGCTGAAAGTTCTCGCCGGCCACCGGCTCAATGTTCAAGGAGTGACCTTCACTCCTGACGGCACTCGTATACTCTCGGCTAGTGCCGATGGCAGCGTCCGCATCTGGAAGATGCCCGCCGAGTGA
- a CDS encoding AraC family transcriptional regulator — MASDPDFVSQQTYDARRFYLDLDPSKEKPLTVVCGGVERMEDDYVVERTDFPYFAIEWVSEGNGRLTMGAKEYELAMGTLFTYGPGIAHQIRNVGPGNMRKYYVDLAGSEVAVKLQELGLLECRPVTISRPYELVELWNLIDREAREVGTASAAICESLARVLLQKIGQRMVVSGGGDFTEAFHTFEMVRQLIEERFLELKTIEEVAAQSGISPIYLSRLFKRFAGSGAYRFLLRLRMNYAAELLLERGLKVRAVAERLQYADTFQFSRAFKRVYGVPPSSLARNATRR, encoded by the coding sequence ATGGCTAGCGATCCCGATTTTGTTTCCCAACAAACCTACGATGCGAGGCGATTTTATCTCGATTTGGATCCGTCGAAGGAGAAGCCGCTCACGGTCGTTTGTGGTGGCGTCGAGCGGATGGAGGATGATTATGTCGTTGAGCGGACGGATTTTCCTTATTTCGCCATCGAGTGGGTTAGCGAGGGAAACGGTCGGCTGACGATGGGTGCCAAAGAGTACGAACTGGCGATGGGAACGCTGTTCACCTACGGCCCCGGCATCGCGCACCAGATACGCAACGTGGGCCCCGGCAATATGCGCAAATACTACGTTGATCTGGCCGGCTCGGAAGTGGCGGTGAAGCTGCAGGAATTAGGACTGCTGGAGTGTCGCCCAGTGACGATCAGCCGGCCGTACGAGCTGGTCGAACTATGGAATTTGATCGATCGCGAAGCCCGGGAGGTTGGCACCGCATCCGCAGCGATCTGTGAGTCGCTCGCGCGGGTGTTGCTGCAGAAGATCGGGCAGCGAATGGTTGTTTCGGGAGGTGGTGATTTCACCGAGGCATTCCATACCTTTGAAATGGTTCGCCAACTTATTGAAGAGCGGTTTCTTGAGCTCAAGACAATCGAAGAGGTCGCAGCGCAGAGCGGGATTTCGCCCATTTATTTATCGCGACTGTTTAAGCGATTCGCTGGGTCGGGCGCGTACCGCTTCCTGCTACGACTGCGGATGAATTACGCCGCAGAGCTCTTATTGGAACGCGGTCTCAAGGTACGTGCCGTGGCTGAGCGGCTGCAATACGCCGACACGTTTCAATTCTCACGGGCGTTCAAACGGGTTTACGGAGTTCCTCCGAGTTCGCTGGCCCGTAACGCGACGCGACGTTGA
- a CDS encoding endonuclease/exonuclease/phosphatase family protein, with translation MPISRRQFGTAIGASLALANDNLLANEPPESSLRVIAYNIYKLKGWPEQRLRAKQAVAEGQMAKRLAMELDLYAPDIINFSESPSENLTREVAEILGMNHVRFPSGGNWPGTLLSRFEIIESQNVPVSGTRPTELFTRHWGRATVQLPSNEKLIVHSAHLFPTADPTVRLKEIQVMIAAMKPDLDAGRSMLLIGDLNHAPDTEEHKLWIDAGWVDTFAKIGQGEGLTIKSDIPKWRIDYVMAAGPIADRVAESRPLFEGGFRLNMDDEQSFALSDHLPQLAVFESTQ, from the coding sequence ATGCCCATTTCACGCCGTCAGTTTGGTACCGCGATCGGAGCGAGCCTCGCTCTTGCCAACGACAACTTGCTCGCAAACGAACCTCCTGAATCCTCGCTTCGAGTCATTGCGTACAATATTTACAAACTGAAGGGGTGGCCTGAGCAACGGTTGCGTGCCAAACAAGCTGTCGCCGAAGGCCAGATGGCAAAGCGACTGGCGATGGAACTGGACCTCTATGCGCCTGACATTATTAACTTCTCTGAATCGCCCAGTGAAAATCTGACCCGAGAAGTTGCCGAGATACTGGGCATGAATCACGTTCGATTTCCCAGCGGCGGCAATTGGCCAGGCACTCTGCTGAGCAGGTTTGAAATCATCGAATCGCAAAACGTACCCGTTAGCGGCACGAGACCGACCGAGCTATTCACCCGGCACTGGGGGCGAGCTACGGTCCAATTACCGAGCAATGAGAAATTGATCGTTCATTCAGCACATCTCTTCCCTACCGCCGATCCTACTGTGCGGCTGAAAGAGATCCAAGTGATGATCGCAGCAATGAAACCGGATCTGGATGCTGGTCGGTCGATGCTGCTAATCGGGGATCTCAACCACGCCCCCGACACAGAGGAACACAAACTTTGGATTGATGCTGGATGGGTGGATACGTTCGCCAAAATCGGACAGGGAGAGGGTCTGACGATTAAGTCTGATATTCCCAAATGGCGAATTGATTATGTCATGGCCGCCGGGCCCATCGCAGACCGTGTTGCCGAATCGCGGCCGTTGTTTGAAGGAGGCTTTCGACTGAACATGGACGACGAGCAGTCGTTTGCGCTGAGTGACCACCTGCCCCAACTCGCCGTCTTTGAATCAACGCAGTGA
- a CDS encoding zinc-binding alcohol dehydrogenase family protein encodes MKALQISDVKTWKRIDIAEPGQPGAGEVLVRVHRMGVCGTDVGCYLGRFPFFAFPRIPGHELGVEVIAVGEGVENLAVGDRCCVEPYINCRKCDSCLRGHTNCCEHNQTFGVMCDGGLTDQVILPAQKLHRVGSLSYEQAALVETLAIGCHAVNRGAPQPGQNVLILGAGPIGLSALEFARLADANVIVADINQQRLDFVTNSMGVAKTVLLTGDESDVDSIRRLGDGRLADVIVDATGNNHSMVRAFEFAAYAGRVVYVGITQNNLEFPHAAVFHRRELTLLASRNALPEDFVRIIRLIQDDKINTDPWITHHASFDDVPEVFDRWIAPDSGVIKAMIQVTE; translated from the coding sequence ATGAAAGCTCTACAAATCAGCGACGTTAAAACCTGGAAGCGAATCGACATTGCCGAACCCGGGCAACCGGGAGCGGGCGAAGTGCTCGTCCGTGTCCATCGCATGGGTGTCTGCGGCACCGACGTGGGATGCTACCTCGGTCGATTTCCGTTTTTCGCATTCCCTCGCATTCCCGGCCATGAACTGGGAGTGGAAGTGATCGCGGTCGGTGAAGGTGTCGAGAATCTTGCCGTAGGCGATCGGTGTTGCGTCGAACCCTACATCAACTGCCGCAAGTGCGATTCCTGTCTGCGGGGACATACGAATTGCTGCGAACATAATCAAACCTTTGGCGTCATGTGTGACGGTGGGCTGACCGACCAGGTAATCCTTCCCGCCCAAAAGCTACACCGCGTGGGCTCGTTGAGCTATGAACAAGCGGCGCTCGTCGAGACGCTTGCTATCGGTTGCCATGCGGTCAATCGCGGTGCCCCGCAACCTGGCCAGAACGTGCTGATCTTGGGCGCTGGCCCGATCGGCCTGTCCGCTCTGGAGTTTGCTCGGCTTGCCGACGCAAATGTGATTGTGGCTGACATCAATCAGCAGCGTTTGGACTTCGTCACCAATTCGATGGGAGTTGCCAAAACGGTTCTCCTGACAGGCGATGAATCGGACGTTGATTCGATTCGCAGGCTCGGGGATGGACGTTTGGCCGATGTGATCGTCGACGCCACCGGTAACAATCACAGTATGGTTCGTGCCTTTGAGTTCGCTGCCTATGCCGGTCGCGTCGTCTACGTCGGCATCACCCAGAACAACCTCGAGTTTCCACACGCAGCAGTCTTCCATCGACGCGAGCTAACGCTCCTGGCCAGCCGCAACGCGTTACCGGAGGACTTTGTACGCATCATTCGTTTAATCCAAGACGACAAGATCAATACTGATCCGTGGATTACCCATCACGCATCCTTCGACGACGTCCCCGAAGTCTTCGATCGCTGGATCGCCCCTGATTCAGGAGTCATCAAAGCGATGATTCAGGTTACTGAGTAA
- a CDS encoding Rrf2 family transcriptional regulator, translated as MPSMSPHSCDTACYMIRNSKSSSVLHILLHTAEQVGPVTPHPLTETIGTNPRAVRRVMAELRQRAYVQFEKRLGGGWTLACGGIAS; from the coding sequence ATGCCTTCGATGTCCCCGCACTCATGCGACACAGCGTGCTACATGATACGAAACAGCAAGTCATCGAGCGTGCTTCACATCCTACTTCATACAGCGGAACAGGTGGGCCCCGTGACGCCCCATCCTCTGACAGAGACGATCGGCACGAATCCGAGGGCCGTTCGACGCGTCATGGCAGAACTCCGACAGCGAGCCTACGTACAGTTTGAGAAACGACTTGGCGGCGGTTGGACGCTTGCGTGCGGTGGGATTGCGTCGTAG